A window of the Oscillospiraceae bacterium genome harbors these coding sequences:
- a CDS encoding tRNA 2-thiocytidine biosynthesis TtcA family protein codes for MEKYQEVERSIIKKYRKPIWDRFIGAVKDCQMIRPGDKIAVCISGGKDSVLLACCMQHLLKYTEVPFSLQFLAMDPGYNAQNRALLLQNCELLHIPVQLFESDIFRVTAKDTKSPCYLCARMRRGYLYRYAQELGCNKIALGHHFDDVIETILMSMLYGAEMRTMMPKLHSKNFAGMELIRPLYYVRERDIIAWKHYNSLQFLQCACRFTEEGAHKPNGGGKRAEVKALIAALRRENPQVDTNIFRSAQGVNLDTVLSWRQNGQVHSFLDTYDK; via the coding sequence ATGGAGAAATACCAGGAAGTTGAGCGCAGCATCATCAAAAAATACCGCAAACCGATTTGGGACCGCTTTATTGGCGCTGTAAAGGACTGCCAGATGATTCGCCCGGGGGACAAAATTGCTGTCTGCATTTCGGGAGGCAAAGACAGCGTGCTGCTGGCCTGCTGTATGCAGCACCTGCTGAAGTACACGGAGGTTCCGTTTTCTCTGCAGTTTTTGGCAATGGACCCGGGCTACAATGCACAAAACCGTGCGCTGCTGCTGCAGAACTGCGAGCTGCTGCACATTCCGGTACAGCTTTTTGAAAGCGACATTTTCCGGGTGACGGCCAAAGACACCAAGTCGCCCTGCTACCTGTGTGCACGCATGCGTCGCGGGTACCTGTACCGCTATGCGCAGGAACTAGGATGCAACAAGATTGCACTGGGGCACCACTTTGACGATGTCATCGAGACCATTCTCATGAGCATGCTGTACGGCGCCGAAATGCGCACCATGATGCCCAAACTACACAGCAAAAACTTTGCCGGTATGGAGCTGATTCGCCCGCTGTACTACGTGCGCGAGCGCGATATCATCGCCTGGAAGCACTACAACAGCCTGCAGTTTCTGCAGTGTGCCTGCCGCTTCACTGAAGAGGGCGCACACAAGCCAAACGGCGGCGGCAAACGTGCCGAGGTAAAGGCGCTGATTGCTGCGCTGCGCCGCGAAAACCCGCAAGTAGACACCAACATCTTCCGCAGTGCACAGGGGGTTAACCTAGATACTGTGCTTAGTTGGCGGCAGAACGGGCAAGTGCACAGCTTTTTGGATACCTACGACAAATGA
- a CDS encoding deoxyribonuclease IV, with protein MGKEALSIGADTFQFFTRNPRGGKAKALDPADAAALCSLLQEHHFGPIVAHAPYTMNACAAKPEVRDFAMRAMKDDLARMEYLPGNYYNFHPGSHVGQGTETGIHKITELLNAVLTPQLHTTVLLETMAGKGTEVGRSFEELRAILDGTELSDKMGVCLDTCHVYDAGYDIVNDLDGVLESFDRVIGLKRLKAIHLNDSKNPYASHKDRHASVGEGSIGFPALVSVLQHPALRGLPFILETPQDLAGHGREIARLRAQLHTQA; from the coding sequence ATGGGTAAAGAGGCGCTCTCCATTGGCGCCGATACATTTCAGTTTTTCACACGCAATCCGCGCGGCGGCAAAGCCAAGGCGCTCGACCCGGCCGATGCGGCCGCGCTGTGCAGCTTGTTGCAGGAACACCATTTTGGGCCGATTGTCGCACACGCACCCTATACCATGAACGCCTGCGCCGCCAAGCCGGAGGTGCGCGATTTTGCCATGCGTGCCATGAAAGACGACCTTGCACGCATGGAGTACCTGCCGGGGAACTACTATAATTTTCACCCCGGCAGCCACGTGGGGCAGGGGACAGAGACCGGCATACACAAGATTACTGAGCTGCTTAATGCTGTGCTGACCCCGCAGCTGCACACAACCGTGCTGCTAGAGACCATGGCGGGCAAGGGAACCGAAGTTGGCCGCAGCTTTGAGGAGCTGCGCGCCATTTTAGACGGCACCGAGCTTTCCGACAAAATGGGCGTTTGTCTGGATACCTGCCATGTGTACGATGCCGGCTATGACATTGTAAATGACCTTGACGGCGTATTGGAAAGCTTTGACCGCGTCATTGGCCTCAAGCGCCTTAAAGCAATTCATTTGAATGACAGCAAGAATCCTTATGCAAGCCATAAGGACCGCCATGCGTCTGTAGGAGAGGGCAGCATCGGCTTCCCTGCATTGGTGAGCGTGCTGCAGCATCCGGCGCTGCGCGGGCTCCCCTTCATTTTGGAAACACCGCAGGACCTTGCCGGACATGGCAGAGAAATTGCTCGGCTGCGCGCACAGCTGCATACGCAGGCGTGA
- a CDS encoding Xaa-Pro peptidase family protein → MIKIHQKRLKVVTENMKREGLPQILVSSTASVYYLTGLWVEPMERLLVLYIREDGECAMFGNALFGLTPGGDAPLYVHTDADDPLKDLIKVVRPGVLGIDKTWSSNHLLSLMQQRPDVAPRVGSAPVDEARMHKDEEEIAALRSASLINDEVMQASLAAVKEGAAEKEMAAFVEHQFALHGADRSTEGMITSFGANCADPHHSPDNTLVKRGDSMVFDIYIPIQRYWCDMTRTAFFKEVSEEDRKIYETVRQANLAAEAMIRPGVRMCDIDHTARQIIEDAGYGPYFTHRLGHGLGIDCHEPPDNGAACQLKAEPGMVFSVEPGIYLPGKMGVRIEDLVLVTPTGCEVLNHYNKDLQILCR, encoded by the coding sequence ATGATAAAAATTCATCAGAAACGCCTAAAAGTGGTTACGGAAAATATGAAGCGCGAGGGCCTGCCGCAGATATTGGTTTCTTCCACAGCCTCGGTTTATTATTTGACCGGCCTGTGGGTAGAGCCGATGGAGCGCCTGCTTGTGCTCTATATCCGTGAAGACGGCGAGTGCGCAATGTTTGGCAACGCGCTGTTTGGTCTTACGCCCGGCGGGGACGCGCCGCTTTACGTACATACAGACGCGGACGACCCGCTCAAAGACTTAATCAAGGTTGTACGCCCGGGAGTACTGGGAATTGATAAAACATGGAGCAGCAACCATCTGCTCAGCCTGATGCAACAGCGTCCGGATGTTGCTCCGCGAGTAGGCAGTGCCCCAGTGGACGAAGCGCGCATGCACAAAGATGAAGAAGAAATTGCGGCACTGCGCAGTGCTTCTCTGATCAATGACGAGGTCATGCAGGCTTCCCTTGCTGCGGTCAAAGAGGGCGCCGCCGAAAAGGAAATGGCTGCCTTTGTTGAGCACCAGTTCGCCCTGCATGGCGCTGACCGCTCCACCGAGGGAATGATTACCTCCTTTGGTGCCAACTGTGCCGACCCGCACCATTCCCCTGACAACACCTTAGTTAAGCGCGGTGACTCTATGGTGTTTGATATTTACATTCCCATTCAGCGCTATTGGTGCGATATGACCCGCACCGCGTTTTTTAAAGAAGTGAGCGAAGAAGACCGCAAAATCTATGAAACGGTGCGGCAGGCAAATCTTGCCGCCGAAGCTATGATTCGCCCGGGCGTTAGAATGTGCGACATTGACCATACCGCCCGGCAGATTATTGAAGATGCCGGTTATGGTCCCTACTTTACCCATCGCTTGGGCCATGGCCTTGGTATTGACTGCCACGAGCCGCCGGACAATGGCGCCGCTTGCCAGCTGAAAGCTGAGCCGGGCATGGTGTTTTCCGTGGAGCCGGGCATTTACTTGCCCGGTAAAATGGGTGTGCGCATTGAAGATTTGGTTTTGGTTACGCCCACAGGCTGTGAGGTACTGAATCACTATAATAAAGATTTGCAGATCCTCTGCCGCTAA
- a CDS encoding spore maturation protein produces MDKLGTLILPAAAVGIVVFCLFRKVPVFDAFLTGAKQGLKTSIDILPTLIGLITGVAMLQASGALDLLAKALSPLTNLLGLPPAVAPLVLMKPVSGSGSTAILTQIFEQYGADSYTGRVASVLSGSTETAFYCIAVYYGSIGVHKTRHTLPAALAGDLAACLAAPLAVQFLFYR; encoded by the coding sequence GTGGATAAACTTGGTACGCTGATTTTACCGGCAGCTGCGGTGGGGATTGTTGTTTTCTGCCTTTTCCGAAAGGTGCCGGTCTTTGACGCATTCCTCACGGGGGCAAAACAAGGACTAAAAACCAGTATTGACATTCTGCCGACGCTCATCGGCCTGATCACCGGCGTCGCCATGCTGCAGGCCTCTGGTGCACTGGACCTGCTGGCAAAGGCGCTGTCTCCCCTGACGAACCTTTTGGGTCTGCCGCCTGCTGTGGCGCCGCTGGTGCTGATGAAGCCCGTTTCCGGCAGCGGCTCGACGGCAATTTTAACGCAGATTTTTGAGCAGTACGGTGCGGACAGCTACACAGGGCGCGTTGCCTCGGTACTTTCCGGCAGCACCGAAACTGCTTTCTACTGTATTGCCGTCTATTACGGCAGTATCGGTGTACATAAAACACGTCACACCCTGCCCGCAGCACTGGCAGGCGACCTTGCAGCCTGCTTGGCTGCCCCGCTGGCAGTGCAGTTCCTCTTTTACAGATAA
- a CDS encoding spore maturation protein A: protein MTESILYGTSTAVKLCFSTLGMMCFWTGLLHAAQTGGLTRLLAKVLSPVLGRLFPKNKHGGAFGAMCMNITANLLGLGNAATPLGLAAMQELKKESTAPDGTADNAMVLFVVLNTASLQLVPTFLATLRGKYGAAQPFDILPAVWVTSVCGLLAAVTAAKLLERRFCG from the coding sequence TTGACAGAGTCAATATTGTATGGAACTTCCACTGCAGTAAAATTATGTTTTTCCACTCTGGGCATGATGTGTTTTTGGACCGGCCTGCTGCATGCGGCCCAAACGGGCGGGCTGACCCGCCTTTTGGCAAAGGTGCTCTCGCCTGTGTTGGGGCGTCTGTTTCCCAAGAACAAGCATGGCGGCGCTTTTGGCGCCATGTGCATGAATATCACCGCCAATCTGCTGGGGCTGGGCAACGCCGCAACGCCGCTGGGACTGGCCGCTATGCAGGAGCTAAAAAAAGAAAGCACCGCGCCCGATGGCACCGCCGACAACGCCATGGTGCTGTTTGTAGTGCTCAACACCGCCTCGCTGCAGCTGGTACCTACATTTCTGGCGACGCTGCGCGGCAAATACGGTGCAGCGCAGCCGTTTGATATTCTGCCTGCAGTGTGGGTCACCTCGGTCTGCGGACTGCTCGCCGCTGTAACCGCGGCAAAGCTGCTGGAAAGGCGCTTTTGTGGATAA
- a CDS encoding AbrB/MazE/SpoVT family DNA-binding domain-containing protein, giving the protein MKSTGIMRKVDELGRIVLPKELRKALDIKEKDPLEIFVGESGEIILRKYQPACIFCNGMDGIITYKGHNVCRHCMEKLARRLAEDDD; this is encoded by the coding sequence ATGAAATCTACGGGGATTATGCGTAAGGTCGACGAGCTTGGCCGCATTGTTCTGCCAAAGGAACTGCGGAAAGCCCTCGATATTAAAGAGAAAGATCCGCTGGAAATTTTCGTGGGCGAAAGCGGAGAAATTATCCTGCGCAAATATCAGCCTGCCTGCATTTTCTGCAACGGCATGGATGGCATTATCACCTATAAGGGCCATAATGTCTGCCGCCACTGCATGGAAAAGCTTGCCCGCCGCCTTGCGGAGGACGACGACTAA
- a CDS encoding RICIN domain-containing protein, whose translation MAAKKTATEKFTSRSSSYLILSRQSGNAMSVEDRNADDGALLTMETPDQKAAEQVWKVTPAANGYCRILNTATNRYLDIVDGGTENGSWLHQWAACDTDTQLWTLEPASVGYYKIVSKASGRCVDVVGISSEIGAHLQIWEKVDGENQEWKFSALPEDKPEKKAPAAKRARRSTAHKSAAKKAAAPTVAATPKTVPAAKPTATEEAPKTAAKPAAAKETPAVKSSFPVVKEAPKAMVKPAAPQKTLTTAESTAKKNKKKK comes from the coding sequence ATGGCAGCAAAAAAGACCGCAACTGAAAAGTTTACTTCCCGCAGCAGTTCTTATCTAATTCTTTCCCGCCAAAGCGGCAATGCAATGAGTGTAGAGGACCGCAATGCAGATGACGGCGCCCTGCTGACAATGGAAACCCCTGACCAGAAAGCAGCAGAGCAGGTTTGGAAAGTGACCCCCGCCGCTAATGGTTACTGCCGTATTTTAAATACCGCAACCAACCGCTACTTGGATATTGTGGACGGCGGCACCGAAAACGGCAGCTGGCTGCACCAGTGGGCTGCCTGCGACACAGACACCCAGCTGTGGACTCTGGAGCCTGCCTCGGTGGGGTACTACAAGATTGTTTCCAAGGCAAGCGGCCGCTGTGTCGACGTAGTCGGCATTTCCAGCGAAATCGGCGCACACCTGCAGATTTGGGAAAAAGTAGACGGTGAAAACCAGGAATGGAAGTTCTCTGCTCTGCCTGAGGACAAGCCAGAGAAAAAGGCGCCGGCAGCAAAGCGCGCCCGCCGCTCCACTGCTCACAAATCCGCTGCGAAAAAGGCCGCTGCACCAACAGTTGCTGCAACACCAAAAACTGTGCCGGCTGCAAAGCCCACAGCCACCGAAGAAGCGCCAAAAACCGCCGCAAAACCTGCAGCAGCTAAAGAAACACCGGCCGTGAAGTCCTCTTTCCCCGTTGTCAAGGAAGCACCAAAAGCGATGGTGAAACCGGCAGCGCCGCAGAAAACACTGACCACAGCTGAGAGCACTGCAAAGAAAAACAAGAAAAAGAAATAA
- a CDS encoding class I SAM-dependent rRNA methyltransferase, with translation MKDRGFVQVVVSKKAEASVVNGHPWIYDTEVTPIGAVPQDGALTDVLSQKGRFLGTGFYNSHSKIRVRLISRNANDTFDQAFFTRRVQYAWQYRKTVMGPDTDCCRVIFGEADQFPGLTVDRFHNILVAQTLSLGIERIKPMVFHALYQVLTQDGQQIDGIYERNDVAIRELEGMQQGKGFFSLPGVPLPQSTKTEITENGIRYIVDFENGQKTGFFLDQKYNRRAVARLAKGRHVLDCFTHTGSFALNAAKGGAAHVHAVDISADAVAMTNENIRRNGMQNVVDCEEANVFDLLPTLQPKQYDFIILDPPAFTKSRRTVHSAARGYKEINLRAMRLLPRGGYLATCSCSHFMTDELFRKMLHDAAADAGVSLRQIEARQQAPDHPFLWNVPETDYLKFYLFQVV, from the coding sequence ATGAAAGACAGGGGCTTTGTGCAAGTTGTCGTTTCCAAAAAAGCAGAGGCGTCCGTAGTAAACGGACACCCGTGGATTTATGATACAGAAGTAACACCCATTGGCGCGGTGCCGCAGGATGGCGCCTTAACCGATGTTCTTTCACAGAAAGGGCGCTTTTTGGGTACAGGCTTTTACAACAGTCACAGCAAAATTCGCGTACGGCTGATTTCCCGCAACGCCAACGATACTTTTGACCAGGCGTTTTTCACCCGCCGTGTGCAGTATGCGTGGCAGTACCGCAAGACCGTTATGGGGCCAGATACCGACTGCTGCCGCGTAATTTTCGGCGAAGCGGACCAGTTTCCAGGCCTTACAGTAGACCGTTTTCACAATATATTGGTCGCCCAAACACTTTCTTTAGGGATCGAGCGCATAAAGCCTATGGTGTTTCATGCGCTGTACCAGGTGCTTACTCAGGACGGCCAGCAGATTGACGGCATTTACGAGCGCAATGATGTCGCTATCCGCGAGCTTGAGGGAATGCAGCAGGGGAAGGGCTTTTTTTCGCTGCCGGGTGTTCCCCTGCCCCAAAGCACCAAAACTGAGATTACCGAAAATGGCATTCGGTATATCGTCGATTTTGAAAACGGACAGAAAACCGGCTTCTTTTTAGACCAGAAGTACAACCGCCGCGCGGTGGCCCGTTTGGCAAAGGGCCGGCATGTACTGGACTGCTTCACGCACACCGGTTCGTTTGCCCTAAACGCCGCAAAGGGCGGCGCCGCGCATGTGCACGCGGTGGATATTAGCGCCGATGCTGTAGCTATGACCAATGAAAATATCCGTCGCAACGGAATGCAGAACGTGGTCGACTGTGAAGAGGCCAATGTCTTTGACCTGCTGCCTACGCTGCAGCCAAAACAATACGATTTTATTATCTTAGACCCGCCTGCTTTTACAAAAAGCAGGCGCACTGTGCACTCTGCTGCGCGCGGCTATAAGGAAATCAATCTGCGCGCCATGCGGCTTCTGCCGCGCGGGGGTTACCTTGCCACCTGCTCTTGTTCACACTTTATGACCGATGAGTTGTTTCGTAAAATGCTGCACGATGCTGCCGCGGACGCGGGCGTTTCTCTGCGTCAGATTGAGGCGCGCCAGCAGGCACCGGACCACCCGTTTTTGTGGAACGTGCCAGAAACCGACTACTTAAAATTCTATTTGTTTCAGGTCGTATAA
- a CDS encoding mechanosensitive ion channel family protein, with protein sequence MNTLSFWSSFSQSALTFLPKFLEAAIVFAVGWWLSSLVRRLCKKALQRADRGTAVASFLSSAASVAIRVLAGIMALSSLGLNTSVIVGALSALGLGVSLAMKDNMANVACGLQMLFTKPFHAGDYIAAEGVEGTVERMELMFTTLRTYDNKEVVFPNARLCSSIVTNYTAMEKRRVDLEFGISYDDDLKGAKELLRQVATNDKRVLPEPAPLVAVSKHGDSALLLTMHLWCKTEQYWDVYYAMQEKVKLAFDENDYHIPFPQVDVHTQPDVPVKLAKADAAGKD encoded by the coding sequence ATGAACACACTCAGCTTTTGGAGCAGCTTTTCGCAGAGCGCCTTGACATTTCTGCCAAAGTTTTTAGAGGCCGCTATTGTCTTTGCCGTGGGCTGGTGGCTGAGCAGTCTTGTCCGCCGCCTTTGCAAAAAAGCCCTGCAGCGGGCAGACCGTGGCACTGCTGTGGCTTCATTTCTTTCGTCTGCTGCTTCGGTGGCAATCAGGGTCTTGGCAGGCATTATGGCGCTGTCATCGCTGGGACTAAATACCAGCGTCATTGTGGGTGCGCTCAGCGCTCTGGGCCTAGGCGTCAGCCTTGCTATGAAAGATAATATGGCAAATGTCGCCTGCGGCCTACAGATGCTTTTTACCAAGCCGTTTCACGCCGGCGATTATATTGCGGCAGAGGGGGTAGAGGGCACGGTCGAGCGCATGGAGCTGATGTTTACCACGCTGCGTACTTATGACAATAAAGAAGTCGTCTTTCCGAATGCGCGCCTGTGCAGCAGTATTGTCACCAACTACACCGCCATGGAAAAGCGCCGTGTAGACTTGGAATTTGGTATCAGCTATGACGATGACTTAAAAGGCGCCAAAGAGCTGCTGCGTCAGGTTGCGACAAACGACAAGCGGGTGCTGCCTGAGCCGGCGCCGCTGGTGGCGGTCAGCAAACACGGTGACAGTGCCCTGCTGCTCACCATGCACCTGTGGTGTAAAACAGAGCAGTACTGGGACGTCTACTATGCTATGCAGGAAAAAGTTAAGCTTGCCTTTGATGAAAACGACTACCATATTCCGTTCCCGCAGGTAGATGTGCATACCCAGCCGGACGTGCCGGTAAAGCTTGCAAAGGCAGACGCCGCCGGAAAAGATTAA
- a CDS encoding biotin--[acetyl-CoA-carboxylase] ligase — protein sequence MQQEAALNAPAVLRGLHTNTLGKNLYCLAETGSTNEEIKRMARAGAPDGTTVTAERQTGGKGRLGRSWHSPQGGGLYFTVLLRGRHLPNPVTNAPLLAGLAVCTALRESFGTDAHIKWPNDVVIGSRKVCGILCEAGTDPSGCTWAAVGIGINVGNSAFPPELAVRATSLLLETGRTCTRCVVLQRILEKMEPLLESGSLPESYTRLCVSLGRQVSYFRGQQKKTGTACGITPAGELLVQLPGGSTEAVGSGEVTVQGIYGE from the coding sequence ATGCAGCAGGAAGCGGCGCTGAATGCCCCCGCTGTTTTGCGGGGACTGCACACAAACACACTCGGAAAAAATTTGTACTGTCTGGCAGAAACAGGCTCTACCAATGAAGAAATCAAACGAATGGCGCGCGCCGGCGCACCGGATGGCACCACCGTGACCGCTGAACGACAGACCGGCGGCAAAGGGCGGCTGGGCCGCAGCTGGCACAGCCCGCAGGGCGGCGGTCTGTACTTTACAGTACTGCTGCGTGGGCGCCACCTACCAAACCCTGTGACAAACGCACCGCTGCTTGCGGGTCTGGCCGTCTGTACGGCGCTGCGGGAATCTTTTGGCACGGACGCGCACATCAAGTGGCCAAACGACGTGGTCATCGGCAGCCGGAAAGTCTGCGGCATTTTATGTGAAGCGGGCACAGACCCAAGCGGCTGTACCTGGGCAGCTGTGGGTATCGGCATCAACGTAGGCAACTCTGCTTTTCCGCCGGAACTCGCCGTGCGGGCAACTTCTCTGCTGCTGGAAACCGGCAGGACCTGCACCCGCTGTGTTGTGCTGCAGCGCATCCTCGAAAAAATGGAGCCGCTTCTGGAAAGCGGCTCCCTGCCGGAAAGCTACACGCGGCTGTGCGTTTCTCTTGGCCGGCAGGTCTCCTATTTTCGTGGACAGCAGAAAAAGACCGGCACCGCCTGCGGCATTACCCCGGCAGGGGAATTGCTGGTACAGCTGCCCGGCGGCAGTACGGAAGCGGTTGGCTCCGGCGAAGTAACCGTGCAGGGCATCTATGGCGAATAG
- a CDS encoding DUF951 domain-containing protein produces MDVRPGDVLLMKKPHPCGCSTFLVLRAGMDFKIRCTRCGHEIMLPRRKCEKNIRKITRPTAEKQPHS; encoded by the coding sequence ATGGATGTTCGCCCCGGCGATGTTCTGCTGATGAAAAAGCCGCATCCCTGCGGCTGCAGTACCTTTCTGGTTTTGCGGGCCGGCATGGATTTTAAAATTCGCTGTACCCGCTGCGGACACGAAATTATGCTGCCGCGGCGCAAATGCGAAAAGAATATCCGAAAAATCACACGCCCCACAGCAGAAAAGCAGCCCCACAGTTGA